One genomic segment of Cellulophaga sp. HaHaR_3_176 includes these proteins:
- a CDS encoding bifunctional UDP-3-O-[3-hydroxymyristoyl] N-acetylglucosamine deacetylase/3-hydroxyacyl-ACP dehydratase: MSGVGLHTGENVTMKLVPAPENHGYAFKRTDLEGEPIIEADANYVVNTQRGTNLEKKGVKIQTSEHVLAALVGLEIDNVLIELNAPEPPIMDGSSKFFVEAIESAGVVEQGVDRDVYIVKDVITYKDDESGSEITIIPSDEYQVTTMVDFGTKILGTQNATLERLSDFKSEISEARTFSFLHELEMLLEHGLIKGGDLNNAIVYVDKEISEETMKKLEKAFNKKKISIKPNGILDNLTLHHPNEAARHKLLDVIGDLALAGTRIQGKVIANKPGHFVNTQFAKKLSKIIKLEKRNKIPQYDLNQPPLMDIHQIMDVLPHRPPFLLIDRILELSDTHVVGMKNVTMNEGFFIGHFPGAPVMPGVLQVEAMAQTGGILVLSTVPDPENYLTFFMKMDNVKFKQKVLPGDTLTFHCSLITPIRRGICHMQAYAYANNKLVCEAELMAQIAKKK; the protein is encoded by the coding sequence ATGTCAGGTGTAGGATTGCATACAGGCGAAAATGTAACGATGAAACTCGTACCAGCACCAGAAAATCATGGATATGCTTTTAAACGTACGGATTTAGAAGGTGAACCTATAATTGAAGCAGATGCTAATTATGTGGTGAACACGCAAAGAGGAACGAACTTAGAAAAAAAAGGTGTTAAAATTCAAACATCTGAGCATGTTTTAGCAGCGCTTGTAGGTTTGGAAATTGATAACGTTTTAATTGAGTTAAATGCTCCTGAACCTCCAATTATGGATGGTTCATCTAAGTTTTTTGTCGAAGCGATAGAAAGCGCAGGAGTTGTTGAGCAAGGTGTAGATCGAGATGTTTACATTGTTAAAGATGTAATAACTTATAAAGATGATGAATCTGGTAGTGAAATAACTATTATTCCTTCAGATGAGTATCAGGTAACCACTATGGTTGATTTCGGTACTAAAATTTTAGGTACTCAAAATGCTACTTTAGAGCGTTTATCAGATTTTAAAAGTGAAATTTCAGAGGCAAGAACTTTTAGTTTTTTACATGAGTTAGAGATGCTTTTAGAGCATGGCCTAATAAAAGGCGGCGATTTAAATAACGCTATTGTTTATGTTGATAAAGAGATTTCTGAAGAAACAATGAAAAAGCTTGAAAAAGCTTTTAATAAAAAGAAGATTTCTATTAAGCCAAATGGTATTTTAGATAATCTTACTTTGCATCATCCAAATGAAGCTGCTCGTCATAAGTTATTAGATGTAATAGGTGATTTAGCTTTAGCAGGTACGCGTATTCAAGGTAAGGTAATTGCAAACAAACCAGGTCACTTTGTGAATACTCAATTTGCTAAGAAATTATCTAAAATTATAAAATTAGAAAAGAGAAATAAAATACCTCAATATGATTTAAACCAACCCCCTTTGATGGATATTCATCAAATTATGGATGTTTTACCTCATAGACCACCTTTCTTATTAATCGATCGTATTTTAGAGCTTTCTGATACGCATGTGGTAGGTATGAAGAATGTGACCATGAATGAAGGTTTTTTTATTGGTCATTTCCCAGGTGCTCCGGTAATGCCAGGTGTTTTGCAGGTAGAAGCTATGGCTCAAACAGGAGGTATTTTGGTATTGAGTACAGTTCCTGATCCAGAAAATTACTTAACTTTTTTCATGAAAATGGATAATGTTAAATTCAAACAAAAAGTATTACCAGGTGATACGTTAACTTTTCACTGTAGTCTTATTACGCCTATAAGAAGGGGTATATGCCATATGCAGGCATATGCCTATGCTAATAATAAATTAGTTTGTGAAGCTGAATTAATGGCGCAAATAGCTAAAAAGAAATAA
- the lpxD gene encoding UDP-3-O-(3-hydroxymyristoyl)glucosamine N-acyltransferase, translating to MKFTASQIAGILDGELVGNPDIAVDKLAKIEEGEHGSLTFLANPKYTPHIYTTKSSVTIVNKDFVAEHELTTTLIRVNDAYKSFSKLLEYYNQVKNNKTGVESPSFIGENSMYGENCYIGVFSYIGDNVKIGDNVKIYPNTYIGDNVVIGNNVIVYAGAKINSESIIGNGCVIHNSAVVGSDGFGFAPNASGEFTKIPQTGNVILEDNVDVGAMTTIDRATLGSTILRKGVKLDNQIQIAHNVEIGEHTVIAAQTGVAGSAKIGKHCMIGGQVGIVGHITIGDNVRIQAQSGIGRNIKDGEIIQGSPALTYGDYNKSYVHFKNLPKIINRINEIEKKIGRE from the coding sequence ATGAAATTTACAGCTAGTCAAATTGCCGGAATTCTAGACGGAGAACTTGTAGGGAACCCAGATATTGCCGTTGATAAATTGGCTAAAATAGAAGAAGGGGAACATGGTTCTCTAACTTTTTTAGCAAATCCGAAGTATACACCACATATATATACCACAAAATCTTCAGTAACGATAGTTAATAAAGATTTTGTTGCAGAGCATGAGCTTACAACAACACTCATTAGGGTAAACGACGCATACAAGTCTTTTTCAAAATTACTAGAATATTATAATCAAGTAAAGAATAATAAAACAGGTGTTGAGTCGCCTTCTTTTATAGGTGAAAACTCTATGTATGGCGAGAATTGCTATATAGGTGTTTTCTCTTATATAGGTGATAATGTAAAAATTGGCGATAATGTAAAAATTTACCCTAATACATACATCGGCGATAATGTTGTTATTGGTAATAATGTAATTGTATATGCAGGAGCTAAAATTAACTCAGAAAGCATTATTGGTAATGGTTGTGTAATTCATAATTCAGCCGTAGTAGGGTCCGATGGGTTTGGTTTTGCTCCAAATGCAAGTGGAGAGTTTACTAAAATACCACAAACAGGTAATGTTATTTTAGAAGATAATGTAGATGTTGGTGCAATGACTACAATTGATAGAGCTACATTGGGTTCTACAATTTTAAGAAAAGGAGTAAAACTAGATAATCAGATTCAGATAGCTCATAATGTAGAAATTGGTGAACATACCGTTATTGCAGCACAAACAGGTGTTGCAGGTTCTGCTAAAATCGGTAAGCATTGTATGATTGGGGGGCAAGTAGGTATTGTAGGGCATATTACTATTGGTGATAATGTACGTATACAAGCACAATCAGGAATAGGAAGAAATATTAAAGACGGAGAAATTATACAAGGGTCACCAGCGTTAACTTATGGAGATTATAATAAGTCGTATGTGCATTTTAAAAATTTACCGAAGATCATAAATAGAATTAACGAAATTGAAAAAAAGATTGGCCGTGAGTAA